The region CAAGTACTTCAAAAATACTAGGACTTACCGCACTTCCTGTTAAAGCTATCCTTAAAGGCTGGGCTAAGTCTTTTAACTTCACTTCATGCTTTTGTAGGAATTCATTTGTAAAATCCTCAAATTCCTTAGCTTTTCTTTGCTGATTTAGCTCAGTTTCAAAAAAAGCAAGCAATTTTAAGCTTTTTTCGTTAATGAATTTTTGCACGGCATTTTCATCATAAGAGTTAGGCTCGTTAATGATACTTTTTGCTGAAGCGATGATTTCAAGTAAGTTTTTGGCACGCTCTCTTAACAAATCAAGCAAAAACTCGCCCCTACTTACAGCCGATAAATCAAAACCAAGTCCTTTTAACTCTAAATTTAACCTTTCAAAAGCTAAGGTTTTTATGTAGTGAGCATTGAGCCATTCAAGCTTTTTAAAGCTGTAAGCTGAGGCTGATTTGCTGATATGATGAGGATCAAAGATCTTTTTAAGCTCTTCAAGGCTAAAAATTTCATCATCGCCATGACTCCAGCCAAGCCTAACTAAGAAATTTAAAAGTGCTTCAGGCAAGATCCCCATAGCCTTATACTCCATAACATCGGTTGCGCCGTGCCTTTTAGAAAGCTTTTTGCCATCTTCGCCGTGTATCATAGCAAGGTGAAAAAATTTCGGTACTTCAAAGCCAAGAGCTTCATAAAGCACGATTTGCTTAGGGGTATTTGAAAGATGATCATCGCCTCTTATCACATCGCTAACGCCCATAAGAGCGTCATCAACCACGACGGTAAAATTATAAGTAGGGCTTCCATCACTTCTTGCTATGATAAAATCATCAAGTATATCCTCAACCTTAAATTTAACCTCGCCTTTGACCCCATCTTGAAAGGTGATTTCTCCATTTTGAGGAGCTTTTATACGAACAACAGGCTCTATGCCAGCTGGAGGCGTGCCTTTAAAATCCCTGTAACGCCCATCATATTTTGGTCTTTGCTTCCTTGCTTCTTGCTCGCTTCTTAAAGCATCAAGCTCGTCCTTGCTCATGTAGCAATAATACGCCTTGCCCTCATCTAAAAGCTTTTGAATGTATTTTTTATAAATTTCAAAACGGCGTGATTGATACTCGACGCTTCCATCATAGTCAAGATCGCACCATTTAAAAGCTTGTAAAATAGCCTGCGTAGCTTCCTCGCTGTTGCGTTTTAAATCCGTATCCTCAATGCGAAGCAAAAACTGCCCACCATTTTTTCTTGCATATAAATAATTATATAAAGCCGTTCTAAGCCCTCCTATGTGTAAATATCCCGTAGGAGAGGGTGCAAAGCGGGTAATGATCTTTTTTTGCATTTTTTGCCCTTTCGTAAATTTAAATTGATATAATGCGATATTTATACTTAAATAAAGGTTTGAAATGAGAAAAATTTGGATTTTTTTGGCTTTTTTTATCAATTTTACACATTCTCAAATTTTAGATGCTGTGGCTATAACTGTAAATAATGAACCTATCACACTTTATCAAATAAGTCAAGCTATGAAAGAGCTTAAATTAAGCAAAGATGAGGCAATTAGTGTTTTAATTGATGATAGGGTTGAGGAATCACAGATTAAAAAGTTTGGGATTTTTGTTAATAATTACGAGTTAGATACTCAAATCAATCAAATGCTTTCTCAAAGTGGGACTGATATAGAGAGATTAAAGCTTGATTTGAAGGCTCAAAATAAAAGTTATGATGAATTTAGAGAAAATTTTAAAGAAAATCTTTTGAAAAAAAAGCTTTATGAAGCCATAGGCACAAGCTTTAAGGCTGATGTTAGCGAAGATGGAGCAAGAAAGCATTATGAAATACATCATGAGGATTTTTTATTTTATACTCAAATCCAAGCGATGATTTATACTTCAAATGATGAAAAAACTCTTGAGGAATTTAAAAGTTCAGGTAGAAAAAAGGGCGATATAAAACAAATAAAAGAAAATTTAAATTTACAAAATAGTGATCCAAGACTTTTGGCTTTTCTTTCAAGACTTAAAATTGGAGAATCGTCCATAGTTCTTGAAAATCAAGGCGAGTTTATGCTTTATAAAGTGGTTTCAAAAAATGCTCCTGAAGCTCTTAATTTTGAACAAGTTAAAAATGAAGTAATCGGTGCTTATGTAAATTTTCAAAGAGAAAATTATATTAAGGATTTTCTTACTAAGGCAAGGATTAGTGCAAATATACGCTATATTCGCTAATTGTTGGCTTATTTAAAATTAAGCTATAAATTTTCGCATAAGAGCTCTAAGACAAGATTTGCTTGGTGTGCAGCACAGATATTTACGCGAGGAGCCATAAGACCATTTCCTGGTTTTGCAGCTGATACTAAATCCCCACAAATATAAAAATTTTGGGCAATTTTTTGCGTTTTGATAGCATTTGAATTTCCATATCCAGCAAGCCCTGAAGCACAAATGAGAATTTGATCAGGAAAAAATTTATGGAAATTTTGGGCAAGCATAGCCTTAGCTAAGGCATTATCAAAGGCTTCACAAACGATGTGTGCTTCTTTGAATAAATCTTTGATATTGTATTCATCTATTTTAAGGCTATGAATTTGTATCTGGATAAAAGGATTAAGTTCTTTGAGTTGTTCTTGCAAAGCTTCTGTTTTGAGCCTACCTAAATCTTGCACCCTGTAAGCTTGGCGGTTGAGATTGCTTGGCTCAACTATATCAAAGTCTATCAAGATGAGCTTTCCAACCCCACTTCTTGCAAGCATGATGGCTATATGAGAGCCAAGCCCACCAAGCCCACATACTCCAACGCAAGCTTGCTTCAGTCTTTGAAAGACTTTCGGGGTGTGCCTTGCACTCATCATAGCTTCTAAAGCTTCTTGCGGTGGCATTTTGCCCTTTGGGATACAAAAAAGTTCGTCATTTTCTTTTAAAGCTTGATTTTCCTTTGTAGCAAAGCCATTGATAATCCAAACATCATTTTCATCTTTAGAATGAGTTTTGAAAAAATCCTCACTTTGTTTTAAATCAGTTTGGCATTCTTTAGCATTAAAAAAGATCTTCATCAGCCACCACCCACAAAGGATACGATCTCAGCCTTATCATTTTCTTTAAAAACTAGGTTTTCAAATTCATTTTTAGGCACGATTTTACCATTAAGTTCTAGGGCAATAAAGTCTATTTTATAACCCTTTTCATTTAAAAAATCTTTAAATTTAAGCTCTTTAAGTTCAAATTTCTGCCCATTAATAACCATTTTTTCCTCAGTGCTTTGCTAAATAATTTGTATCAAAGGTGTTGTTGATGAAATCAGGATTATCCATCATTTTAAGATGAAATCTCTTTGTGGTTTTAATCCCACGAACGATAAGCTCATTTAAAGCCACTTTCATTTTTGCAATGGCTGTGTTTCTATCCTCGCCCCAAACAACAAGTTTTCCTATCATAGAATCATAATACGGAGGCACAGAGTAATCCTGATAACAATGACTTTCCATTCTTACATTGCGTCCAGCAGGAGCTACATACTGGGTTATCTTGCCCGGACTTGGGGCAAAGGACTTTGGATCTTCTGCTGTAATCCTGCATTCTATAGAATGACCCTTAAGCTTTATGCTTTCTTGAGAGGGCAGGGCATAGCCCTCAGCCACTTTGATCATTTGTTCTATAATGTCAATGCCACTTACCATTTCACTCACGCAGTGTTCAACCTGCAAACGCGTATTCATTTCTATGAAATAAAAATCTAAATTTTTATCCACTAAAAACTCAAAAGTTCCAGCTCCTTCATAATCTATAGCCTTAGCAGCTCTTATGGCTGTATCATGGAGTTTTTTACGAACCTTATCATTAAGCAAGATAGCAGGAGATTCTTCTATAAGTTTTTGATGTCTTCTTTGCATAGAACAATCACGCTCACCAATATGAATGACATTGCCAAAACTATCTCCAATAACTTGAACTTCTATGTGGCGTGGATTTTGTATATATTTTTCCATATACATTGTCCCATCTCCAAAAGCTGTCATTGCCTCGCTTTCAGCTGACCAATATGATTTTTCAAGCTCACTTTCTTTATTGACAACACGCATACCGCGTCCTCCACCACCAGCGGCAGCCTTGAGTATGACAGGATAGCCTATTTCTTCGGCAAGTTTTTTGGCTGCTTCTACACCTTTTAAAGCTCCATCGCTTCCGGGGATTACCGGCACTCCAGCTCTTTGCATAACCTGCTTTGCCTTGCTTTTATCAGACATTAAAGCCATGGCTGCAACTGAGGGACCTATAAATTTGATTTTATGTTTGGCACAAATTTCAACAAAGTTCTGATTTTCACTTAAAAAACCATAACCCGGAAAAATCGCATCAGCTTCTGCTATTTCAGCTGCTGAAATGATAGAGGGGATATTAAGATAACTTTCTGAACTTCTCGCACTGCCTATACAAATACTTGCGTCCGCATATTTAAGATATAAGGCTTCTTTGTCAGCTGTTGAGTAAACGCAAATTGCTTTCTTTCCCATTTCCTTAATGGTTCTTAATGCTCTTAGAGCTATTTCACCACGATTTGCGATTAAGACTTTTTTAATCTCCATTAAATTTTCTCCACCACATATAAAGGCATGTCAAACTCAACAGGTTGTCCATCAGCAACCAAAACCTCAATAACTCTACAATCATACTCAGCTTGAATTTCATTCATGATTTTCATCGCTTCTATGATTCCCATAGTATCGCCCTTTTTAACCTTTGAGCCAGCTTTTACAAAGGGTGTAGCACCCGGACTTGGTGCTTGGTAATAAGTACCTACCATTGGACTATTAAGAGTTGGGTGCGAATGATTGCTCGTAGGTTTGGCTTCGTTTACGACATTTACATTTATGGGTTGAGGTGCTGGAGCATTTACTGGTGCTGGAGTATCACAGCACATATCCCTTTCAAGTTCGATCTCAAAACCATCCTTTTCTTTTATTTTGATTTTACTAATATTGGCTTCATTAAACAAAGCCACTAGGTCTTTAATCTCTTCTTTTGTCATAAAATCTCCTAAATTATTAGAACTTAATCAATAATTATATAAAAAAAATAAAAAATTTAACTTAAAAAGAATATTTTTTAATAAATTTTAAGTTTTCAAACAAAATATTGTATAATTCTACAACATACATTTAAAAGATATAATAATTTAGGATAAAAATGGGACTTAAGGCTGATAATTGGATAAGAATGATGGCTCAAAAGCACAAGATGATAGAACCCTTTTGTGAGGCAAATATAGGCAAGGGCGTTGTGAGTTATGGTCTTTCAAGCTATGGTTATGATATAAGGGTTGGAAAGGAATTTAAGATCTTTACTAATGTAAATTCCACCGTGGTTGATCCTAAGAATTTCCTTGAGGCAAATGTGGTCGATTTTGTAGGCGAGGTGTGCATAGTACCTGCAAATTCCTTTGCCTTGGCTAGCACGGTGGAGTATTTTAGAATGCCTGATGATGTTTTAGCTATTTGCCTTGGTAAAAGCACTTATGCAAGATGTGGGATAATAGTCAATGTAACCCCTTTTGAGCCGGGTTTTGAAGGGCATATCACCATAGAAATTTCAAACACAACGCCTTTACCTGCTAAAATTTACGCTAATGAGGGTATAGCTCAGGTTTTGTTTTTACAAGGCGATGAAAAATGTGATGTAAGCTATGCTGATAAGAAAGGCAAGTATCAAGCCCAAAGAGGTATAACCTTGCCAAGGATTTTAAAGGCTTAATTTTGGAATATTTTTTGCTGTTTTAAAAGCTAAAAGCATTTGATTTAAGGGAAGATTATGTTTAATGGTAAAAATATACTTATTACAGGTGGGACAGGTTCTTTTGGAAAGACCTATACAAAAATTTTACTTGAGGCATATAAACCAAACAAAATTATTATTTATTCAAGAGATGAGCTTAAGCAGTATGAAATGGCTCAAAGTTTTAATGATACTTGTATGCGTTATTTTATAGGAGATGTGAGGGATAGGGCAAGATTAAATATGGCTATGCGTGATGTTGATTTTGTTATTCATGCAGCTGCTATGAAACAAGTTCCAATAGCTGAGTATAATCCTATGGAGTGCATTAAAACCAATATTAACGGCGCTCAAAATGTCATTGATGCCTGCCTTGAAAACGGGGTTTTAAAATGTATAGCCCTTTCTACTGATAAGGCTTGCAATCCTGTAAATTTATACGGCGCTACTAAGCTTGCAAGTGATAAGCTCTTCATAGCAGCAAATAA is a window of Campylobacter sp. MIT 99-7217 DNA encoding:
- the gltX gene encoding glutamate--tRNA ligase produces the protein MQKKIITRFAPSPTGYLHIGGLRTALYNYLYARKNGGQFLLRIEDTDLKRNSEEATQAILQAFKWCDLDYDGSVEYQSRRFEIYKKYIQKLLDEGKAYYCYMSKDELDALRSEQEARKQRPKYDGRYRDFKGTPPAGIEPVVRIKAPQNGEITFQDGVKGEVKFKVEDILDDFIIARSDGSPTYNFTVVVDDALMGVSDVIRGDDHLSNTPKQIVLYEALGFEVPKFFHLAMIHGEDGKKLSKRHGATDVMEYKAMGILPEALLNFLVRLGWSHGDDEIFSLEELKKIFDPHHISKSASAYSFKKLEWLNAHYIKTLAFERLNLELKGLGFDLSAVSRGEFLLDLLRERAKNLLEIIASAKSIINEPNSYDENAVQKFINEKSLKLLAFFETELNQQRKAKEFEDFTNEFLQKHEVKLKDLAQPLRIALTGSAVSPSIFEVLEFLGVGECKKRIQKILKIKG
- the thiF gene encoding thiamine biosynthesis protein ThiF, whose protein sequence is MKIFFNAKECQTDLKQSEDFFKTHSKDENDVWIINGFATKENQALKENDELFCIPKGKMPPQEALEAMMSARHTPKVFQRLKQACVGVCGLGGLGSHIAIMLARSGVGKLILIDFDIVEPSNLNRQAYRVQDLGRLKTEALQEQLKELNPFIQIQIHSLKIDEYNIKDLFKEAHIVCEAFDNALAKAMLAQNFHKFFPDQILICASGLAGYGNSNAIKTQKIAQNFYICGDLVSAAKPGNGLMAPRVNICAAHQANLVLELLCENL
- the thiS gene encoding sulfur carrier protein ThiS is translated as MVINGQKFELKELKFKDFLNEKGYKIDFIALELNGKIVPKNEFENLVFKENDKAEIVSFVGGG
- a CDS encoding acetyl-CoA carboxylase biotin carboxylase subunit, with the translated sequence MEIKKVLIANRGEIALRALRTIKEMGKKAICVYSTADKEALYLKYADASICIGSARSSESYLNIPSIISAAEIAEADAIFPGYGFLSENQNFVEICAKHKIKFIGPSVAAMALMSDKSKAKQVMQRAGVPVIPGSDGALKGVEAAKKLAEEIGYPVILKAAAGGGGRGMRVVNKESELEKSYWSAESEAMTAFGDGTMYMEKYIQNPRHIEVQVIGDSFGNVIHIGERDCSMQRRHQKLIEESPAILLNDKVRKKLHDTAIRAAKAIDYEGAGTFEFLVDKNLDFYFIEMNTRLQVEHCVSEMVSGIDIIEQMIKVAEGYALPSQESIKLKGHSIECRITAEDPKSFAPSPGKITQYVAPAGRNVRMESHCYQDYSVPPYYDSMIGKLVVWGEDRNTAIAKMKVALNELIVRGIKTTKRFHLKMMDNPDFINNTFDTNYLAKH
- the accB gene encoding acetyl-CoA carboxylase biotin carboxyl carrier protein, which encodes MTKEEIKDLVALFNEANISKIKIKEKDGFEIELERDMCCDTPAPVNAPAPQPINVNVVNEAKPTSNHSHPTLNSPMVGTYYQAPSPGATPFVKAGSKVKKGDTMGIIEAMKIMNEIQAEYDCRVIEVLVADGQPVEFDMPLYVVEKI
- the dcd gene encoding dCTP deaminase encodes the protein MGLKADNWIRMMAQKHKMIEPFCEANIGKGVVSYGLSSYGYDIRVGKEFKIFTNVNSTVVDPKNFLEANVVDFVGEVCIVPANSFALASTVEYFRMPDDVLAICLGKSTYARCGIIVNVTPFEPGFEGHITIEISNTTPLPAKIYANEGIAQVLFLQGDEKCDVSYADKKGKYQAQRGITLPRILKA